GAGTGGAGCTACGCCGAGCGCATGCTGCTGCGCCGGCCGCATATTATCGATGTGGACGACCCGCGCAACCGCTGAGGTGGCTACGTGGGCCAGGCCATTGACTGCCGGCACAGATTGCGCTACAGTAGCAGCAGAATCATATTCGCCCGGCACCCAAGCGCAAGGAGGCACCGGTGGATCTGCTCCAGCTTCTGACTCTACTTGTCATCGCCGGAATCTGCGGCGCAATCGCACAGTGGATTGTCGCATTCAGCCCTGGCACGCTGATGGTGTCGATCATTGTAGGCGTGATCGGCGCATACCTCGGCACCGCGCTGGCCAATCTGCTGCGCATCCCCAATATCATCCCGCCGTTGATTATCGGCACACAGCCGTTCAACCTGCTCTGGGCCTTGCTCGGCTCGATCCTGCTGCTGTATGTGCTCAAGCTGCTGCGTAATAGCGGCCGCACCCGGCTGTTTGCCCGCCGCTAGGGCCTGGCTCAGCGCGGCACGTTGAGCGCATATCGCTCGGCGCCGAATCGCAACATGGGACATCCCGAATTTAATCATACGCGATAGAAGCCTTTCTGATGCGGCATCCCCCTCACCCCCTGACCCCCGCTCCCCCGCGGGGAGCGGGGGAACATGATGTAGCGTTGTGGTGCGGCGGCTGCGCCGCCGCACCACAACGCAGAAAAAGAACCCCTCCCCGTATCCGGGGAGGGGGCAGGGGG
The sequence above is drawn from the Candidatus Kouleothrix ribensis genome and encodes:
- a CDS encoding GlsB/YeaQ/YmgE family stress response membrane protein translates to MDLLQLLTLLVIAGICGAIAQWIVAFSPGTLMVSIIVGVIGAYLGTALANLLRIPNIIPPLIIGTQPFNLLWALLGSILLLYVLKLLRNSGRTRLFARR